Proteins encoded by one window of Maliibacterium massiliense:
- a CDS encoding RNA degradosome polyphosphate kinase, which yields MQENTVQVPFINRELSWMDFNERVLEEAFDKDTPILERLRFLAITASNLDEFFMVRVAGVKAQVQSNVRQPDLSGLTPAQLLEQLTEKIRIFVEKQYSCLQRSIKPVLKNNGIRFLTPDKMDDAQRAYISDYFERMLYPVLTPLAVDTSRPFPKLANKSLNIAVRLQETKDGDCFALVQVPAILSRVLEVPSDAGRAFVLLEHVIIYKLASLFTARQIEACCMFRMTRNADLEIDEEAEDLMAEVEKSIKKRKRGRPVRLEIAQRCDPQIKRFLKSMLGVKKEDIFEVPEPLDLTLYAKFAGTEGLEALCYQSVRPVNPPADFWGCDDIFGAIREKDRMVHHPYESFACVVDFVRRAAEDPDVLAIKQTLYRVSGNSPIVAALIRAAENGKQVTVLVELKARFDEENNIQWAKKLEDAGCHVIYGIAGLKTHCKILLVVRREEDGIRRYVHMATGNYNDSTANVYTDVGLFTCGEPYGVDASSLFNTLTGYSRAPQYRKFIVAPHDMRDAFAQLIRREIRNARQNLPCGITAKVNSLIDPGIIALLYEASQAGVPIALIVRGMCSLVAGVPGFSETISVRSIVGRYLEHSRIFRFENGGNPKVFMGSADWMQRNLDRRVELVFPIEDAALRQRAFDMLDLMLADNANARVMQPDGSYQRVDRRGRATVDSQKLFAAHAREAVQALQRVDKDQPFQPIRMADLLKERIENQ from the coding sequence ATGCAGGAAAACACAGTGCAGGTTCCCTTCATTAACCGGGAACTATCATGGATGGATTTCAATGAGCGCGTGTTGGAGGAGGCGTTTGACAAGGACACGCCGATATTGGAGCGGCTGCGCTTTTTGGCGATCACCGCCTCCAACTTGGACGAGTTTTTCATGGTGCGCGTGGCGGGCGTCAAGGCCCAGGTGCAGTCCAACGTGCGCCAGCCGGATCTCTCGGGGCTCACGCCCGCGCAGCTGCTGGAGCAGCTGACCGAAAAAATCCGCATTTTTGTGGAGAAACAGTACTCTTGCCTACAGCGCTCCATCAAACCCGTGCTCAAGAACAACGGCATCCGCTTTTTGACGCCCGATAAGATGGACGACGCGCAGCGGGCCTACATCAGCGACTATTTTGAGCGCATGCTCTATCCCGTGCTCACGCCGCTTGCGGTGGACACGAGCCGGCCGTTCCCCAAGTTGGCCAACAAGAGCCTGAACATTGCCGTGCGCCTGCAGGAGACCAAGGACGGCGATTGCTTCGCGCTGGTGCAGGTGCCCGCCATCCTCTCGCGCGTGCTGGAGGTGCCAAGCGATGCGGGGCGGGCGTTCGTGCTGCTGGAGCACGTGATCATCTACAAGCTTGCCTCCCTGTTTACCGCGCGCCAGATCGAGGCCTGCTGCATGTTCCGCATGACGCGCAACGCGGATTTGGAGATCGACGAGGAAGCCGAGGACCTCATGGCTGAGGTTGAAAAATCCATCAAAAAGCGCAAGCGCGGCCGGCCGGTGCGCCTGGAGATCGCCCAGCGGTGCGATCCGCAGATCAAGCGCTTCCTCAAAAGCATGCTGGGCGTTAAAAAGGAGGACATTTTTGAGGTGCCCGAGCCCCTGGATTTGACGCTCTACGCCAAATTTGCGGGCACCGAGGGCCTGGAGGCGCTCTGCTACCAGAGTGTGCGCCCCGTCAACCCGCCCGCGGATTTCTGGGGTTGCGACGATATCTTTGGCGCTATACGGGAGAAGGACCGCATGGTGCACCATCCCTACGAGAGCTTTGCCTGCGTGGTGGACTTTGTGCGGCGCGCGGCGGAGGACCCAGACGTGCTTGCCATCAAGCAGACGCTCTACCGCGTCAGCGGCAATTCGCCCATTGTGGCGGCGCTGATACGCGCGGCGGAGAACGGCAAGCAGGTGACGGTGCTGGTGGAGCTCAAGGCGCGTTTTGACGAGGAGAACAACATCCAGTGGGCCAAAAAGCTGGAGGATGCGGGGTGCCATGTGATCTACGGCATTGCGGGCCTCAAGACGCACTGCAAGATTCTGCTGGTGGTGCGCCGCGAGGAGGACGGCATCCGCCGCTACGTGCATATGGCCACCGGCAACTATAATGATTCAACGGCAAACGTCTACACGGATGTGGGCCTGTTTACCTGCGGCGAGCCCTACGGCGTGGACGCATCCTCGCTCTTCAATACGCTGACGGGCTACTCGCGCGCGCCCCAGTACCGCAAGTTTATCGTGGCGCCGCATGATATGCGCGACGCCTTTGCCCAACTGATCCGCCGGGAGATCCGCAACGCCAGGCAGAACTTGCCCTGCGGCATCACCGCCAAGGTCAATTCGCTGATCGATCCGGGCATTATCGCGCTGCTCTACGAGGCATCCCAGGCGGGCGTGCCTATCGCGCTGATTGTGCGTGGCATGTGCAGCCTGGTTGCGGGCGTGCCCGGCTTTAGTGAGACCATCTCTGTGCGTAGCATCGTGGGGCGCTATCTGGAGCACAGCCGCATCTTCCGCTTTGAGAATGGGGGCAACCCCAAAGTGTTCATGGGCAGCGCGGACTGGATGCAGCGCAACCTGGACCGCAGGGTGGAGCTGGTTTTCCCCATTGAGGATGCGGCGCTGCGCCAGCGCGCCTTTGACATGCTGGACTTGATGCTTGCGGACAACGCTAACGCCCGCGTGATGCAGCCCGACGGCAGTTATCAGCGCGTGGACCGGCGCGGCAGGGCCACGGTGGACAGCCAGAAGCTCTTTGCAGCGCATGCGCGCGAGGCGGTGCAGGCGCTGCAGCGCGTGGATAAGGATCAACCCTTCCAGCCGATCCGCATGGCGGACCTGCTGAAGGAGCGTATAGAAAACCAATAA
- a CDS encoding ATP-dependent 6-phosphofructokinase: MKRIGILTSGGDCQALNAALRGVARALFERYGKDVKIFGIHNGYRGLIEGDYKEMVPRDFSGILTLGGTILGTSRQPFKLMRVTDENGVDKVTKMKATYAKMKLDCLVVLGGNGTQKTANLLSQEGLNVVALPKTIDNDLWGTEMTFGFQSAVEIATNVLDCIHTTATSHGRVFIVEVMGHKVGWLTLYAGIASGADVILLPEIPYDIDKVVKTIRGRLKEGKNFTILAVAEGALSVAESKLTKKEFKVARAQMTDPSIAYRVASEISEKTGQEVRVMVPGHIQRGGSPCGYDRVLSSRLGTAAAKLIEQGNFGNMVALQNGKIVPVPLSEIAGKLKSVDLDSDIVQCARDLGICLGD; this comes from the coding sequence ATGAAGCGAATCGGAATCCTGACAAGCGGCGGCGATTGCCAGGCGCTCAACGCCGCGCTGCGCGGGGTGGCGCGTGCACTGTTTGAACGCTACGGCAAGGACGTCAAAATCTTCGGCATCCACAATGGCTACCGTGGGCTGATCGAGGGCGACTATAAGGAGATGGTGCCGCGCGATTTTTCCGGCATCCTGACTTTGGGCGGCACGATACTGGGCACCTCGCGTCAGCCGTTTAAGCTGATGCGCGTGACGGATGAAAACGGCGTGGATAAGGTGACCAAAATGAAGGCGACCTACGCAAAAATGAAGCTGGACTGCCTGGTAGTGCTGGGCGGAAACGGCACCCAGAAGACCGCCAACCTGCTCAGTCAGGAGGGGCTCAATGTGGTGGCGCTGCCCAAAACGATCGACAACGACCTGTGGGGTACGGAGATGACGTTTGGCTTCCAGAGCGCGGTGGAGATCGCGACCAACGTGCTGGACTGCATCCATACCACCGCGACATCGCACGGACGGGTGTTTATCGTGGAGGTCATGGGCCACAAGGTAGGTTGGCTGACGCTGTACGCGGGCATTGCCAGCGGCGCGGACGTGATTTTACTGCCGGAGATCCCCTACGACATTGACAAGGTGGTCAAGACCATCCGCGGGCGCCTCAAGGAGGGCAAAAACTTCACCATCTTGGCGGTGGCCGAGGGCGCGCTGTCGGTGGCGGAGTCCAAGCTGACCAAAAAAGAGTTCAAGGTGGCGCGCGCGCAGATGACCGACCCGTCCATCGCCTACCGCGTGGCCAGCGAGATCAGCGAAAAGACGGGCCAGGAGGTGCGCGTGATGGTGCCCGGCCATATCCAGCGCGGCGGCTCGCCCTGCGGGTACGACAGGGTGCTGTCCTCGCGCCTGGGCACAGCGGCGGCCAAACTGATCGAGCAGGGCAACTTCGGCAACATGGTGGCCCTGCAAAACGGCAAGATCGTGCCGGTGCCCCTTTCCGAGATCGCTGGCAAGCTCAAGAGCGTGGATCTGGATTCGGACATCGTGCAATGCGCGCGCGACCTGGGCATCTGCCTAGGCGATTGA
- the sigK gene encoding RNA polymerase sporulation sigma factor SigK, translated as MIGIMQWLQSVCFLVSYVSNGGSFPRPLTSEEERACLERFAKGDEEARQMLVEHNLRLVAHIAKKYAGNGRDMDDLISSGTIGLIKAVSTFKQGRGTQLATYAARCIENEILMSIRAQKKYRNDISLQEPIGTDHEGNEISLIDILGTDADAVIDTVEQMIRSGKLQEAVRTLEMRERVVMEMRYGLNKKVPMTQRDVGKALGISRSYVSRIEKKAVEKLKKKFEHPAEKRVRE; from the coding sequence ATGATAGGGATTATGCAGTGGCTGCAGAGCGTTTGCTTTCTGGTATCGTACGTCTCCAACGGCGGTTCCTTTCCGCGGCCGCTGACGAGCGAGGAGGAGCGCGCCTGCCTGGAGCGGTTCGCAAAGGGGGACGAGGAGGCGCGCCAGATGCTGGTGGAGCACAACCTGCGGCTGGTGGCGCATATCGCCAAAAAGTACGCGGGCAATGGGCGAGACATGGACGACCTGATCTCCAGCGGCACCATCGGCCTGATCAAGGCGGTGAGCACCTTCAAGCAGGGGCGGGGGACGCAGCTGGCCACCTACGCGGCGCGCTGCATTGAAAACGAGATTCTTATGAGCATCCGCGCTCAGAAGAAGTACCGCAACGACATCTCCCTGCAGGAGCCCATCGGCACCGATCACGAGGGGAACGAGATTTCCCTGATCGATATCCTGGGCACGGATGCCGACGCGGTGATCGATACTGTGGAGCAGATGATCCGCAGCGGCAAGCTGCAGGAGGCGGTGCGCACGCTGGAGATGCGCGAGCGCGTGGTGATGGAGATGCGCTACGGCCTCAACAAAAAGGTGCCCATGACCCAGCGGGATGTGGGCAAGGCGCTGGGCATCTCGCGCTCCTACGTCAGCCGCATTGAAAAAAAGGCGGTGGAGAAGCTTAAGAAAAAGTTTGAGCACCCTGCGGAAAAACGGGTGCGGGAATAA
- a CDS encoding HD domain-containing phosphohydrolase, which produces MGTYSFIPIIALFCYIFLFMTMLAAKKDRTINAFMLVLGCMILWTGGSFLMRMQMWPNVKFWYDVSNIGLYMLGYAFFNYAFAFVGCKKTFWKHFWFLTGVLMNVINISTGFFLRYPETVYGAGGEVAFVYTPTWRVAFLFVYCAAVIAHMFALLFRYMKRSEIPRRQFTPVLLGIFILFAGHVLFILPFFQGFPTDILSGLLNAFCMFYALYRRRLFKLTLLVSRGSCYVLSAGLSVLIFSNLFAPMEHFITTHMTAFAQYNTLIVALVFALSIFLIYFILKKFIDSVFVREDIARAEKLKEFSLAASKSLHVDEILSELVDVISRTISVQHVYVCIPAHEGAPFQIARSSSPLDDRSFSLPADSPIALWLQEHNECLLMSDFRWTVAYKSMWEQEKKQIADLGIECFVPLKDEKSLVGIVLLSAKEKNAAYTYDDISFLSSVDSIGSIAVKNSHLYERAYLEARTDELTGLFNRKYFGEILRKQYQKCRSKNQSLALIILNVDDFKLYNQLYGNREGDIALQRVARIIRACVGENGFVARYSGKEFAVILPYYNLMAARDLAENIRRQILAMNKSAEDYTLKVLTVSGGVCSIPYAASNLQQLIDNADMAVYHVKRSGKNAIKVYTNGNSAVQRDPVEESPDKQSIYSEYANTIYALTAAIDTKDHYTFNHSKNVAYYATELATAAGLNPDHIEMVREAALLHDVGKIGIPEHVLNKPGRLTGEEYAIMKGHVENSIGIIRHLPSLDYVIPAVIGHHERYDGHGYPRRIAGEDIPLSARILGIADAFDAMMSRRAYKEPYPVARALDILDQEAGRQFDPQLAPLFIQLVKSGRIQVHSDAEPEY; this is translated from the coding sequence ATGGGTACGTACAGCTTTATTCCGATCATCGCCCTGTTCTGCTACATCTTTCTGTTTATGACCATGTTGGCCGCGAAAAAGGACCGCACCATCAACGCCTTTATGCTGGTGCTGGGCTGCATGATCCTCTGGACGGGCGGCTCCTTCCTGATGCGCATGCAGATGTGGCCCAACGTCAAGTTCTGGTACGACGTCTCCAACATCGGCCTCTACATGCTGGGTTACGCCTTCTTCAACTACGCGTTCGCCTTTGTGGGCTGCAAAAAAACCTTCTGGAAGCACTTTTGGTTTCTGACCGGCGTGCTGATGAACGTGATCAACATCAGCACCGGCTTTTTCCTGCGCTATCCCGAAACTGTCTACGGCGCGGGCGGCGAGGTTGCCTTCGTCTACACCCCCACCTGGCGCGTCGCCTTTCTGTTCGTCTACTGCGCGGCGGTCATCGCCCACATGTTCGCGCTGCTTTTCCGCTACATGAAGCGCAGCGAAATTCCGCGCAGGCAGTTCACACCAGTGCTTTTGGGCATCTTCATCCTGTTTGCGGGGCACGTGCTCTTTATCCTGCCCTTCTTTCAAGGGTTCCCCACGGACATCCTCTCGGGGCTGCTCAACGCCTTTTGTATGTTTTACGCGCTCTACCGCCGGCGGCTGTTCAAGCTGACGCTGCTGGTATCGCGCGGCAGCTGCTACGTGCTTTCGGCAGGGCTTTCGGTGCTGATTTTCTCCAATTTGTTTGCCCCCATGGAGCACTTTATCACCACGCACATGACCGCCTTTGCCCAGTACAACACGCTGATTGTGGCGCTGGTGTTTGCGCTCTCCATCTTCCTGATCTACTTCATCCTGAAAAAATTCATCGATAGTGTGTTTGTGCGCGAGGATATCGCCCGGGCGGAAAAGCTCAAGGAATTCAGCCTGGCCGCATCCAAGAGCCTGCACGTCGATGAAATTTTAAGCGAGCTTGTGGACGTCATCTCGCGTACCATCTCGGTGCAGCACGTCTACGTGTGTATCCCCGCGCATGAGGGCGCGCCCTTCCAGATCGCGCGCTCCAGCAGCCCCTTGGACGACCGCAGCTTTTCCCTGCCGGCTGACAGCCCCATCGCGCTTTGGCTGCAGGAGCACAACGAGTGCCTGCTGATGAGCGACTTCCGCTGGACGGTGGCCTACAAATCCATGTGGGAGCAGGAAAAAAAGCAGATCGCGGATTTGGGCATCGAATGCTTTGTGCCGCTGAAGGACGAAAAAAGCCTGGTGGGCATCGTGCTACTATCGGCCAAGGAGAAAAACGCGGCCTACACCTACGACGACATCAGCTTTCTCTCCTCGGTGGATTCCATCGGCTCCATCGCGGTGAAAAACTCGCATCTGTATGAGCGCGCGTATCTGGAGGCGCGTACCGACGAGCTGACCGGCCTGTTCAACCGCAAGTATTTCGGCGAAATTCTGCGCAAGCAGTACCAGAAGTGCAGAAGCAAAAACCAGTCCCTGGCGCTCATCATCCTGAACGTGGATGACTTCAAGCTCTACAACCAGCTCTACGGCAACCGCGAGGGGGATATCGCCCTGCAGCGCGTGGCACGCATCATCCGCGCCTGCGTAGGTGAGAACGGCTTTGTGGCGCGCTACAGCGGCAAGGAGTTTGCCGTGATATTGCCCTATTACAACCTGATGGCCGCGCGTGATCTGGCGGAAAACATCCGCCGCCAGATCCTGGCCATGAACAAATCTGCCGAAGATTACACCCTCAAGGTGCTCACCGTGAGCGGCGGCGTGTGCTCCATCCCCTACGCGGCAAGCAACCTGCAACAGCTTATCGACAATGCGGACATGGCGGTTTACCACGTCAAGCGCAGCGGCAAAAACGCCATCAAGGTCTACACAAACGGCAACAGCGCCGTGCAGCGCGACCCTGTGGAGGAATCGCCGGACAAGCAGTCCATCTACTCCGAGTATGCAAACACAATCTACGCGCTGACCGCCGCCATCGATACCAAGGACCACTATACCTTCAATCACTCCAAAAACGTGGCCTATTACGCCACGGAGCTTGCCACCGCGGCGGGCCTCAATCCCGATCACATCGAGATGGTGCGCGAGGCCGCGCTGCTGCACGACGTGGGCAAGATTGGCATCCCCGAGCATGTGCTCAACAAGCCTGGCCGGCTGACGGGCGAGGAATATGCGATCATGAAGGGGCACGTGGAAAACTCCATCGGCATCATCCGGCATCTGCCCTCATTGGATTACGTCATCCCCGCGGTGATCGGCCATCACGAGCGCTACGACGGGCACGGCTACCCGCGCCGCATCGCCGGCGAGGACATCCCCCTATCCGCACGCATTTTGGGCATTGCGGACGCTTTTGACGCCATGATGTCCAGGCGCGCCTACAAGGAGCCCTATCCGGTGGCACGCGCGCTCGATATCCTGGATCAGGAGGCAGGCCGCCAGTTTGATCCCCAGCTCGCGCCGCTGTTTATCCAGCTGGTTAAAAGCGGCCGTATCCAGGTGCACAGCGACGCGGAACCGGAGTACTGA
- a CDS encoding GH3 auxin-responsive promoter family protein, protein MRFEQKLKHMDHDKIWSEYCGFLDLDMDGYMRIQNRLMQEQMRLWSRSAIGRKILGEKTPQSIEEFRQMVPLTTYDDYADVLLQKRGDMLPDIPIVWIQTTWEGGRHPIKVAPYTQGMLEVFRNNIITCVLLSTSTRRGQFNVRPSDKILYALAPLPYLTGLFPLALEDEIGMEFLPPVKESVKLSFSERNKKGFKLGMQKGIEFFFGVGSVAYFVSTSLSKMAQAGGSGKLHMSISALRRMLVGKYRSKQENRPLKPRDVFKLKGFMCAGTDNWCYKDDLQDLWGVRPMELFAGTEFSLVGTETWTRNGMYFFPDTCFYEFIPEDEMNASLDNPAYQPRTCLMNEVQPGEKYELAVTVFKGGAFARYRAGDVYRCVGTQNSDDGTNIPRFQYIDRIPTVIDIAGFTRITQYSIQSAVNLSGLPIAHWVAAKAYTENKRPYMHMYVELDTDAMVSSAVSREVLKEHLSVYFKYMDQDYKDLKGLLGIDPLEVTILKCGTFEEYTRQSGETLRPVNPAPHQLRRLIALQQQEYLVSRGRGV, encoded by the coding sequence ATGAGGTTTGAACAAAAGCTCAAGCATATGGACCACGACAAGATCTGGAGCGAATACTGCGGTTTTCTGGATCTGGATATGGACGGCTATATGCGCATCCAGAACCGCCTGATGCAGGAGCAGATGCGCCTCTGGTCGCGCAGCGCCATCGGCCGCAAAATCCTGGGCGAAAAAACGCCGCAGAGCATTGAGGAATTCCGCCAGATGGTGCCGCTGACCACCTACGACGATTACGCGGACGTGTTGCTGCAAAAGCGCGGCGATATGCTGCCCGACATCCCCATTGTATGGATACAGACCACCTGGGAGGGCGGACGCCATCCCATCAAGGTCGCCCCCTACACCCAGGGCATGCTCGAGGTTTTCCGCAACAATATTATCACCTGCGTGCTGCTTTCCACAAGCACCCGGCGCGGGCAGTTCAACGTGCGCCCCAGCGATAAGATTCTCTACGCACTTGCGCCGCTGCCGTATCTGACGGGCCTCTTTCCCCTGGCACTGGAGGATGAGATCGGCATGGAATTTCTGCCGCCGGTCAAAGAATCGGTCAAGCTGTCCTTCTCCGAACGCAACAAAAAAGGGTTTAAGCTGGGCATGCAAAAGGGCATCGAATTCTTCTTCGGCGTGGGCAGCGTGGCCTATTTTGTCAGCACCTCGCTCTCCAAAATGGCCCAGGCAGGCGGCTCCGGCAAACTGCACATGTCCATCTCCGCGCTGCGCCGCATGCTGGTGGGCAAATACCGCAGCAAGCAGGAGAACCGCCCCCTCAAGCCCCGCGACGTCTTTAAGCTCAAGGGCTTTATGTGCGCCGGCACGGACAACTGGTGCTACAAGGACGATCTGCAGGATCTTTGGGGCGTGCGCCCCATGGAGCTGTTCGCGGGCACGGAGTTCTCCCTGGTGGGCACCGAGACCTGGACGCGCAACGGGATGTACTTCTTTCCCGATACATGCTTTTACGAGTTCATACCAGAGGATGAGATGAACGCCAGCCTGGACAATCCCGCCTATCAGCCGCGTACCTGTTTGATGAACGAGGTGCAGCCGGGCGAAAAATACGAGTTGGCCGTCACCGTGTTTAAGGGGGGCGCCTTTGCGCGCTACCGCGCGGGCGACGTGTACCGCTGCGTGGGCACCCAAAACAGCGACGATGGCACAAACATCCCCCGCTTTCAGTACATTGACCGCATTCCCACGGTGATCGACATCGCGGGCTTTACCCGCATCACCCAGTACTCCATCCAAAGTGCTGTGAATCTATCCGGCCTGCCTATCGCCCACTGGGTCGCCGCTAAGGCGTATACCGAAAACAAGCGCCCCTACATGCATATGTATGTGGAGTTGGATACGGACGCCATGGTCTCAAGCGCGGTGAGCCGTGAGGTCCTTAAGGAGCACCTGAGCGTATACTTTAAGTATATGGATCAGGATTACAAGGACCTCAAGGGGCTGCTTGGCATCGATCCTTTGGAGGTGACCATCCTCAAGTGCGGCACCTTTGAGGAATACACCCGCCAGAGCGGCGAAACGCTGCGCCCCGTCAACCCCGCGCCGCACCAGCTGCGCAGGCTGATTGCCCTGCAGCAGCAGGAATATCTTGTCAGCCGAGGGAGGGGCGTGTAA
- the aroE gene encoding shikimate dehydrogenase — protein sequence MKEIKLAVIGHPLKASMSPVMYEEIFSWLGDAVVDYPLDILPEQLGDTVRRLIDEGYDGFNITMPYKLDIMRCLESVDPMAEAIGAVNTVTIQNGRLRGYNTDGAGFVDGLKALGCTLAGKRVLLLGAGGAARSMGFAFAGEQPQKLFIYNRTEAKAADLCARINAYYKREVACVLAKPDVSRADIIANATSTGMLPDTGNLLAGQQLGADQWVADAVYKPAETPMIRMARAAGCRTMAGIHMLMWQGVRNVRIWQGEAFPVRAAQAASLLARLEAAMAAR from the coding sequence ATGAAAGAAATCAAACTGGCCGTGATCGGGCATCCGCTCAAGGCGTCCATGTCGCCTGTCATGTATGAGGAAATCTTTTCCTGGCTGGGCGATGCGGTGGTGGATTATCCGCTGGATATCCTACCCGAACAGCTGGGCGATACGGTGCGGCGCTTGATCGACGAGGGATATGACGGCTTTAACATCACCATGCCGTATAAACTGGACATCATGCGCTGTCTCGAGAGCGTCGATCCCATGGCCGAGGCCATCGGCGCAGTCAACACGGTCACCATCCAAAACGGACGCCTGCGCGGCTACAATACGGACGGCGCGGGCTTTGTAGATGGGCTGAAGGCGCTGGGATGCACGCTGGCGGGCAAGCGGGTGCTGCTGCTGGGCGCGGGCGGCGCCGCGCGCTCCATGGGCTTCGCCTTTGCGGGCGAGCAGCCCCAAAAGCTCTTTATCTACAACCGCACCGAGGCCAAGGCCGCGGATCTGTGCGCGCGCATCAACGCATACTATAAGCGCGAGGTGGCCTGCGTGCTGGCAAAACCGGACGTGTCGCGCGCGGATATCATCGCAAACGCGACATCCACCGGTATGCTGCCCGATACGGGTAACCTGCTTGCGGGCCAGCAGCTGGGTGCGGACCAGTGGGTGGCGGACGCGGTCTACAAGCCGGCCGAGACGCCGATGATCCGCATGGCCAGGGCGGCGGGCTGCCGCACCATGGCGGGCATCCACATGCTGATGTGGCAAGGCGTGCGCAATGTGCGCATCTGGCAGGGCGAGGCCTTCCCCGTGCGCGCGGCGCAGGCCGCATCGCTGCTGGCGCGCCTGGAGGCGGCCATGGCCGCGCGCTAA
- a CDS encoding TIM barrel protein has protein sequence MTMRFGPAGNAAAFYEQGFKSSDQMPAWLHKMGLTAYEYSCGRGVRIQQDMAQKIAHAAAENGIAMSLHAPYFINLVNLDAEKRAATDRYFMEAATACARMGGTRVVFHPGALLKKTRAEALAIAKDRMCEVLAMLDDAGLGAVHLCPETVGKVNQFGNLEEVLALCALDTRMVPTLDFGHLHAAGQGAITCKDDYARLLDRVEEALGVARARRMHVHFSRLEYSKGGEKRHWTFDDVQYGPDFAPLGALFAARGYCATVICESAGTQARDALAMKKMVLGD, from the coding sequence ATGACCATGCGATTCGGTCCGGCGGGCAATGCCGCCGCCTTCTATGAACAAGGCTTTAAATCCAGCGACCAGATGCCCGCCTGGCTGCATAAAATGGGCTTAACGGCCTACGAGTATTCCTGTGGGCGCGGCGTGCGCATCCAGCAGGATATGGCGCAGAAAATCGCGCATGCGGCGGCGGAAAACGGCATTGCCATGAGCCTGCACGCTCCGTATTTCATCAATCTGGTTAACCTCGATGCGGAAAAACGCGCCGCAACGGACCGCTATTTTATGGAGGCGGCCACTGCGTGTGCGCGCATGGGGGGCACGCGCGTGGTGTTTCACCCGGGCGCGCTGCTCAAAAAGACGCGCGCCGAGGCCCTCGCCATCGCCAAGGACCGCATGTGCGAGGTGCTTGCGATGCTCGACGATGCGGGCCTGGGCGCGGTGCACCTCTGCCCCGAGACGGTGGGCAAGGTCAACCAGTTCGGCAACCTGGAGGAGGTGCTGGCCCTCTGTGCGCTGGATACGCGGATGGTGCCCACGCTGGACTTTGGCCATCTGCACGCCGCGGGGCAGGGCGCCATCACCTGCAAGGACGATTACGCGCGCCTGCTTGATCGGGTGGAGGAGGCGCTGGGTGTGGCGCGCGCCCGCCGTATGCACGTGCACTTCTCTCGCCTTGAATATTCCAAGGGCGGGGAGAAGCGGCACTGGACGTTTGACGACGTGCAGTACGGGCCGGATTTTGCGCCATTGGGCGCCCTGTTTGCAGCGCGTGGGTACTGTGCCACCGTCATCTGTGAATCGGCGGGGACACAGGCGCGCGACGCGCTTGCCATGAAAAAAATGGTGCTTGGTGACTAG
- a CDS encoding Xaa-Pro peptidase family protein, translating to MQHRIARLFAGADAYDAYIVLAPENVRYFSGFTGEGMLLLTPQRATLVTDGRYSVQADLELARADKLAFSVRVTDAVHDHAALLALAVEEAGARRVGFEDDVWTVAQHARLAACLPEGAVLCGVGDAFTRMRMVKDEQELSCIARAARIADEAFAHILTFIRPGVTERAVALELDAFMQRQGASGSSFGTIVASGPNAAMPHAVPGERALRAGDVVTMDFGCVYEGYCSDMTRTIAIGAISPVLKDIYNLVLFAQLSVLAALAPGKTGRQMDAVARGIIADAGHAEHFGHGLGHGVGLQIHELPRLSQVQGDIVLAPGHVVTVEPGVYLPDAGGVRIEDLCVITTDGARTLSAAPKELIVL from the coding sequence ATGCAACATCGCATCGCACGCCTGTTTGCCGGTGCGGACGCGTATGACGCGTACATCGTGCTGGCGCCGGAAAATGTGCGTTATTTCAGCGGATTTACGGGAGAGGGCATGCTGTTGCTCACCCCGCAGCGCGCCACGCTGGTGACAGACGGGCGCTACAGCGTGCAGGCCGATCTCGAGCTGGCTCGTGCGGACAAGCTTGCCTTTTCCGTGCGTGTGACGGACGCGGTGCATGACCACGCGGCGCTGCTGGCACTGGCTGTAGAGGAGGCGGGCGCGCGGCGCGTCGGCTTTGAGGACGACGTATGGACGGTTGCGCAGCACGCGCGCCTGGCCGCGTGTCTGCCTGAAGGCGCGGTGCTCTGTGGCGTGGGGGATGCGTTTACCCGAATGCGCATGGTCAAGGACGAACAGGAGCTTTCGTGTATCGCGCGCGCGGCGCGTATTGCGGATGAGGCCTTTGCGCACATCCTTACCTTCATCCGGCCGGGCGTGACGGAGCGTGCGGTGGCGCTGGAGCTGGACGCCTTCATGCAGCGCCAGGGCGCAAGCGGCAGTAGTTTCGGCACCATCGTCGCCTCGGGCCCCAACGCGGCCATGCCGCACGCGGTGCCGGGGGAGCGCGCGCTGCGCGCAGGGGATGTTGTCACCATGGACTTTGGCTGCGTGTACGAGGGTTACTGCTCGGATATGACGCGCACCATTGCCATCGGCGCGATCAGCCCTGTGCTGAAGGATATCTACAACCTCGTGCTCTTTGCCCAGCTCAGCGTGCTTGCCGCGCTTGCTCCGGGCAAGACGGGCCGCCAGATGGACGCTGTGGCGCGCGGCATCATTGCCGACGCGGGCCATGCGGAGCATTTCGGCCACGGCCTGGGCCACGGCGTGGGCCTGCAGATCCACGAGCTGCCGCGCCTCTCGCAGGTGCAGGGGGATATTGTGCTTGCGCCGGGGCACGTGGTCACGGTGGAGCCGGGGGTCTACCTGCCCGATGCGGGCGGCGTGCGCATCGAGGATTTGTGCGTGATTACCACGGACGGCGCGCGGACCCTTTCTGCTGCGCCCAAAGAACTGATTGTCCTATAA